Genomic window (Penaeus vannamei isolate JL-2024 unplaced genomic scaffold, ASM4276789v1 unanchor5364, whole genome shotgun sequence):
gtatatataaatgtataaatgtatatatacatatatacatatatacatatatacatatatacatatatacatatatacatatatacatatatacatatatacatatatacatatatatatatatatatatatatatatatatatatatatatatatatgtatgtatatgtatatgtatatatatatatatatatatatatatatatgtatatgtatatgtatatgtatatgtatatgtatatgtatatgtatatgtatatgtatatgtatatgtatatgtatatgtatatgtatatgtatatgtatatgtatatgtatatgtatatgtatatgtatatatatatatatgtatatgtatatatatatatatatatatatatatatatatatatatatatatatatatatatatatatatatatatacacacaagtattctctgaaagggaaagggaatgcttaggactgtagcaactaccatggcatcacactgctcagtatatcagGCAAGGTTTTTACCCCCAGTCTTCTGAAATGACTACATCCTAGTGCTTGCATTTGGCTATGGGTTCCTTGCAGCATAGAtagaaggcatttgactctgcGTATTATGAATAGCTAaaggaggcaaggctgtgtccttgcaacaacacttttcaacacttttctttggactggataatgggcagagctactgttaaaagtcattgtggagcaacactgagaAATATCAAGGTCTtatccttatcttatcttatccttatccttgctgACTGTGTTGCTATGATGTGTGAGACTCTGGAATCTCTGTTGGcagctcttgatgcattcagcaacGGGGCAAAGCCTTTGGGTCTAGAGGTTTCGTGGACCAAGACCTAGATCCAGGATTGTGGGGGTCTGTTAGGAGACCCTGTTAATGCTTGCTTGCGGAGAGGAAGTTGAAGTCAAGGAAAGCTTGGTAGTGCAGTCCATCTCTGGATAGTCATAACAGGAAGTTATTATATGGATTGCACTGGTAGCAggtaccatgtatatatatatatatatatatatatatatatatatatatatatatatatatatatatatatatatatatatatatatatatatatgtatatgtatatgtatatatttgcatatgggCACTCAGTTAGCAATTTATTTATATCCTATTAAAGCTGATTTATATGAAAACACATTTTATCACAAAATCTATCCTTAACCCTTTGCCAAATATGTGCATCATTAGGCGACTGCAATGAGGGCTTCCAAGCAGATGCGTTTGTCGGTGTACAACCATGACAAAATGCCTTTATAAAACCTTGCTCTTTTACTGGATCGTAGCAAGGCTCTGCACAGACAAAGCCCTTGTTGTAAGTATTTTGTAAATATCCatcaatatatttcaaaatatattagaaaaactcaaataaagaataaacagtaTGATAAGAGCTCCATTTCGTAAGACAATTCAAGATGAGCCATATCTATACTGTCAATCAAACCTGACCTCTGTAGTTGGTGTCACCTTACTTAGGTAGTGCTACACTGGGCGTGACCTTAGGTGTCGAACTATTCAAgtcgagtgtgtatgtatatatatatatttatgtatatctatatatattcatataggaaAATAAGCACGGAAGTATTGCAtaaatacacgtatgtgtgtttgtgtgtgtgtgtgtgtgtgtgtgtgtgtgtgtgtgtgtgtgtgtgtgtgtgtgtgtgtgtgtgtgtgtgtgtgtgtgtgtgtgtgtgtgtgtgtgtgtgtgtttatgtgtgtttatgtgtatatatatatatatatatatatatatatatatatatatatatatatatatatagatatatatatgtatgtatgtgagagagtgtgtgtgtgtgtgtgtgtacagatatatatatatatatatatatatgtgtgtgtgtgtgtgtgtgtgtgtgtgtgtgtgtgtgtgtgtgtgtgtgtgtgtgtgtgtgtgtgtgtgtgtacagatatatatatatgtgtgtgtgtgtgtgtgtgtacagatatatatatgtgtgtgtgtgtgtgtgtgtgtgtgtgtgtgtgtgtgtgtgtgtgtaaatatatatatatatatatatatatatatatatatatatatatatatatatatagatgtatatatatatatatatatatatatatatatatataatatatttatatataatatatatacatatatatatatatatatgtatatatatatatatatatatatatatatatatatatatatatatatatatatgtgtgtgtgtgtgtgtgtgtgtgtgcgtgtgtgtgtgtgtgtgtgtttaaatatataatatatatatatatatatatatataatgtataaatatatatattatatatatatatatatatatatatatatgtatatgtatatgtatatatatacaaatatataaatatatatgaatatatagatatgtttatgtatatatatatgtgtgtgtgtgtgtgtgtgtgtgtgtgtgtgtgtgtgtgtgtatatatatgtatgtatatatatatgtatatatattatatatatgtatatatatatatatatatatatatatatatatatatatatatatatatatatatatatatatatatatatatatatatataacaaatatatatatatatatatatatatatatatatatatatatatatatatatatatatatatatgtatatatatatatatatatatatatatatatatatgtatgtattatgtattatgtattatgtattatgtattatgtattatatattatatattatatattatatattatatattatatattatatattatatattatatattatatattatatattatatattatatatatatatatatatatatatatatatatatatatatatatatatatatatatatataatatatatatatatatatatatatatatatatatatatatatatatatatatatatatatatatatatatatatatatcgacacaaacacaaacacagtaatgtatacaaaaataaaaatgaaaacagccacaataaaaaaggaaaataaacatttcttcttatttcattttcatatatgtgtgtgtgtgtgcatgtgcgtgtgcgtgtgtgtgtgcgtgtgcgtgcatatattgattcatttatacacacacacacatatatatatttatatatatatatatatatatatatatatatatatatatatatatatatatatatatatatatatatatatatatatatatatatatatatatatatatatatatatatatatatatatatatatatatatatacatatatgtatatatatgtatatatataatatacatatatatatatatatatatatatatattatatatatacatatatattatatacatatatatatatatatatatatatatatatatatatatatatatatatatacatatacatgtataaatatatatatatacatatatatatatatatatatatatatatacatataaatatatatatatatatatatatatatatatatatatatatatatatatatatatatatatgtacatatatatatatatatatatatatatatatatatatatgtatatatgtatatatatgtatattatatatatatatatatatatatatatatatatatacatatatatgtatgtatatattatgcatatatatatatatatatatatatatatatatatatatatatatatattatatataattatatattatgtatgtatgtatatattatgtatatatatatatatgtatatatatatatatatatatatatatatataaatatattatacataattatatattatgtatgtatgtatatattatgcatatgtaaatatatatatatatatatatatatatatatatatatatatatatatatatatatatatatatatattatacataattatatattatgtatgtatgtatatattatgcatatatatatatatatatatatatatatatatatatatatatatatatatatatatatatatatatatatatatatatatatatatatatatatatatatatatatatatatatatatatatatatatatatatatatatatatatatatatatatatatatatatatatatatatatatatatatatatatatatatatatatgtatatatatacatatatatatatatatatatatatacatatatgtctatatatatatatatatatatatatatatatatatgtctatatatatatatatatatatatatatatatatatatttatatatatatatatatatatatatatatatatatatatatatatatatatatatatatgtatatatatatatatatatatatatatatatatatatatatatatatatatatatatatatatatatatatatatatatatatatatatatatatatatatatatatatatatatatatatatatatatatatatatatatatatatatatatatatatatatatatatatatatatatatatatatatatatatatatatatatatatatatatatatatatatatatatatatatatatatatatatatatatatatatatatatatatatatatatatatatacatatatatatatatacatatatatatacagagatatatataaatatatatatatatatatatatatatatatatatatatatatatatatatatatatatatatatatatatatatatatatatatatatacatatatatatatatatatatatatatatatatatatatatatatatatatatatatatatatatatatatatatatatatatatatatatatatatatatgtatatatatatatatatttatatatatatatatatatatatatatatatatatattatatatatatatatatatattatatatatatatatatatatatatatatatatatatatatatatatatatatatatatatatagtgtgtgtgtatgtgtgtgtgtgtatatatatatatatatatatatttatatatatatatgtacatatatatatatatatatatatatatatatatatatatatatatatatatatatatatatatatacatatatatatatgcgtgtatatatatatatatatatatatatatatatatatatatatatatatatatgtatatatatatatatatatatatatatatatatatatatatatttatatgtacatatatgtatatttatatgtacgtatatatatatataaatgtacatatatatatatttatatgtatatatatatatatatatatatatatatatatatatatatatatatatatatatatatatagattatatatatatatatctatctatctatctatctatctatatatatatatatatatatatatatatatatatatatatatatatatatatatatatatatatatatatatatatatatatgtatatatttatatgtatatatatatatttatatatatatatatatatttatatatatatatatatgtatttatatgtacatatacatatatatatatatatatatttatatatatatatttatatatatatatttatatatatacatatatttatatatatatatatatatatatatatatatatatatatatataaatatatatatatataaatatatgtatatatatatatatatatatataaatatatatatatatatatatatatatatatatatatatatatatatatatatatatatatatatatatatatatatatatatatatatatatatatatatatatatatatatatatatatatatatatatatatatatatatatatatatatacatttatatatatatatatatatatatatgtatttatatgtacatatatatatatatatatatatatatatatatatatatatatatatatatatatatatgtatatatatatatatatatatatttatatgtacatataaatacatatatatatatatatatatatatatatatatatatatatatatatatatatataaatatatatttatatatatatatatatatatagatatatatatatatatatatatatatatatatatatatatatatatatatatatatatatatatatatatatgtatatgtataaatatatatatatatatatatatatatatatatatatatatatatatatatatatatatatatatatatatatatatatatatatatatatatatatatatatatatatatatatatatatatatatatatatatatatatatatatatatatatgtacatataaatatatatatatatatttatatatatatatatatatatatatatatatatatatatatatatatatatatatatatatttatatacatatacacatgtgtgtcaatttaaatttatatttattttctgtataatacacccacacacccacccacacgcatgtacacaggcacacgcatatgcacatgcacacacacacgcacatgcacactcacactcacatatatacacacacacaaacacacatacacacaaacacacacaaatgcacaggcacacacacacacatacacacacacacacacacacacacacacacacacacacacacacacacacacacacacacacacacacacacacacacacacacacacacacacacacacacacacacacacacacacacacacacacacacacacacacacatgcatatatataaaatatatatatgtatatatatatatatatatatatatatatatatatatatatatatatatatatttatgtgtatatgcatatatacacatatatatacatatatatgtttgtcaaagAGATTATTGGTGCCTGAACTAAGTGAAAATTTCAGACGCTTCCAGGCGTACAAATAACCTtaactgtatttttttcatttttattttttttttataaccaatGATGtagaagtaatatatatatatttattgttatcagtgttagtgtaatcatcctttttattattattgttatgaccgaTACTGATATCATACATTTTATAaggatatttctctctcactgtctttatttttatgtgtatatgtttacacatgtaCAATCATTTAGCAACTTTATCTCTATtactctttttgttgttattaatacagAAGAAAACATATGTCCCTAAATCTATCCTTAATTCCTATTGCTTTTCTATTTTAAAAATTCTTATtcatgtcatcaatatcattgttagtataaCCAGCCCTTTTGCAATATTTTTATCAGTAGTATGAATGAccgtaatatcattatttttatttatacattttatggtaaattcattattacttttttaattattattggcattaataCTATTTTACAATgatattctcatcattatgacacatttgtttttgcttatatttttatcattactattgtcagttTAAAACATATAtttgcgagtgcgtgtgtatatttatgtatatctgtataaaatgtatatacgtatatttatatatatgtttatatatacatatatggattaatGCACTCCCgcattgatataatgaataaataacttaccctcTCCGGCCAGGATTCAGGATTGGGTCTTTGCAGCCAGGTAACTACAAGACAGACGGTCTCTTAAATGAGCtacatgacccactaaaaggagtgtgtaactaggagctatctagcatccatagactTTACTTATCTACTCATATTGGAATAAAGATAGCGGAGTTTTacgcacactccccgtgggcacttggtagaaattgatagagccgttcaaatccgaagtcagaagtactgaggtgtTAGTAATGATATCCATTTTATCAGGATTTCCATAATTGATTTTTATAGCTTCTCTGTTATAAGTATTCTCTTAATCACTGGTAGCTAAACAATTTTGTCACATTTGATTCCACATCTAGTATTTGTGTTTCCACATTTACTCCTTTTAATAATTACTTGTCTCATTAGTATATGTTATTTTTAAAGTTTTAGTCATGTTATacattctgttatcattgttctgtTTTCCATTCACAGGGCAACAATGAGTATTCTCCCTGACCGGATTCCTTTGGACCCATTCATGGACAAGGAAATACTTGGCACAGGAGTCCGTATCAAAGAAGAGCTTAGTGAAGGTATCACTGAAGAGATTTTcctagaaataaaagaagaaccaTATGATTATGCAGATGAAGTGAACGAAGTGAAAGTGAAACATGAATTCCCTTCCTTTAAGGATGTTGAAGATCCTAGGAATGAAGTCCCGTGTGATATTATTGAGGATTGCAATTCCTTGTCGAGAACACCATTTGTGGTTGAGGAATTTGGGAAAGAAAGCTCATCAGAAGAGGATCAGGAAGAGAATAATGAAATTCATAAAGAGtttacagaaataaaaaaggataggAGGAAATTGAAGCATTTTTTATGTGAAATGTGTGGCAAAACATTCTATAATAAAGCACATATAAGGATTCATATGAGAGTACacacaaaggagaagccatacaGCTGTGAGATGTGCAACAAAGCTTTCTCAACCAAAACGGGCCAAAGGAAGCACAAAAGAGTACacacaaaggagaagccatactGCTGTGAAATATGTAATAAAGCCTTCTCACAGAAAAATAGTTTAGTAAAGCACATGAGAGTtcatacaaaggagaaaccatatAGTTGTGAAATTTGCAGTAGAGCCTTCTCAGATAAATACAACTTAAGCCAACACATacgagtacatacaaaggagaagccatactTATGTGAGATTTGCAACAAGGCTTTTAAACAAAATAGTGCCCGAATGCTACACATGAGATTACATACAAATGAGAGACCTTATAGCTGTAAGATTTGCAATAAGGCATACACGCAGAATAGTGCCCTAGTGATGCACATGAAATTTCATACAAAAGAGAAGCCATATAATTGTGAGATTTGTAACAAGGGCTTCACTGTAAAATGCAGTCTAGTAACACACATGAGAGTACacacaaaggagaagccatacaGCTGTGAGATTTGCAATAAAGACTTCTCACAGAAAAGTGGTTTGGTAAAGCACAAGAGAGttcatacaaaggagaagccatatAGATGTGAGACTTGCAGTAGAGCCTTCTCGGATAAATATAACTTAAGCCAACACATTAGAGttcatacaaaggagaagccatacaAATGTGGGAGTTGCAGTAAAGCCTTTGCACAGAATAGGTCCCGAGTGATGCACATGAGATTGCATACAAAAGAAAAGCCATAATGCAGTGTGATTTTCAGTGCCTCATATAATAATTTTCTTGTGCAACACATGAGTACATACAGAGGATAATCCATACAGCTCTAATATTCGCAATAAGACCTCACAGTATAGTTCCCAAGTGATATTCATGAGAGTATATACAAAAGCACTACAGTTGTGAGATTTGCAATAAAACTTTAAGACAATCTAGTACGACACAAGAGAGTGTGAGCATGCAGTGTAGAAACCACATAAGGATTCTCTCTGAAAGATAAATACTTTAGTGTTAGTAAATGTGACAGGCCTAACATTTGTAAGGCACATGTTAGGCCTGTGTTAGACCTTCACTCAAAAAATTATTATTGAATTGCACatgaaaatctagaaaaaaaaatctgcaagggAGATTCTTCCTCTTGTCATTATCAGGAGAGATACGTCATAGATTTTAAGGTTCTCTTTTAATGatttatgttgtatatattaCTCTGGACGTATAGTTTTGTCATGTTTCATCAAGCTTTATGTATTATCACCTGTATTTTAGTCTCCATGGACTTTTTATCCATATGCACATATACCTGTTGTCTTTTAGATCGACAAGTGAAAGAAAGTGGACTCTAATAAAATCCACacgcgtaaacatatatatttgcatctttgtatctattcatttttgtatGCATCTTTTATGATATCTGTTCAACCTCTATCACTGTTTCAATGCCATAAGGAAGCATAAGAGTATCTTCAAAAAAAGGCATCAATGGA
Coding sequences:
- the LOC113827494 gene encoding zinc finger protein 271-like — translated: MSILPDRIPLDPFMDKEILGTGVRIKEELSEGITEEIFLEIKEEPYDYADEVNEVKVKHEFPSFKDVEDPRNEVPCDIIEDCNSLSRTPFVVEEFGKESSSEEDQEENNEIHKEFTEIKKDRRKLKHFLCEMCGKTFYNKAHIRIHMRVHTKEKPYSCEMCNKAFSTKTGQRKHKRVHTKEKPYCCEICNKAFSQKNSLVKHMRVHTKEKPYSCEICSRAFSDKYNLSQHIRVHTKEKPYLCEICNKAFKQNSARMLHMRLHTNERPYSCKICNKAYTQNSALVMHMKFHTKEKPYNCEICNKGFTVKCSLVTHMRVHTKEKPYSCEICNKDFSQKSGLVKHKRVHTKEKPYRCETCSRAFSDKYNLSQHIRVHTKEKPYKCGSCSKAFAQNRSRVMHMRLHTKEKP